A single window of Archangium gephyra DNA harbors:
- a CDS encoding transglycosylase domain-containing protein — protein MSLLPRPFKRGRVLLLLIALLLAASVGAGGIWLRGEAARTRVLARVRPALESRLGPVHIGDDFHIGWTGTVTLGPVELPGTRPEGPPVVRVSRVTVHLRRWALLSGHVEASRVVLAGVQVEAGPQGHEVRALVERVRELRQNRRPSPASEERAPRELPELELKDVRLAFEHQGRVEWGPLSARVRRTGAEGATRWEATAELPGGGSAVLSVQQGEPGLSGTLQGRGIPAGPLLSLAELPLRMEGGTLEGEVRVDATGTTFSGAMTGLTVSSPQLAPEPVGPLSLSTEGRARWDLKRRHVELESLRVTVGERREARVEVRGEATWSGEPHFSVQAELQPLSFEQAMAALPATLVPGTELARLEGQFQASLALSGPMRQRRDWEVKAKLDLSELKHSARKGPLSWLREPFDYQPLTAEGRGRALHIGPSNSDYLPLAEIPRVLVRAVLRSEDAAFWTHRGFDFDSLRDILLAPADDKVRGGSTLTQQLAKNLFLSREKTYARKVKEALLTLGLEASVPKERLLEVYLNIIEWGPGLYGIGEAARHYFGKDARELSIREAAFLATIIPNPVRYHVYCSRGALSDIWTKHVNELLAVLYEGGDLTETEYQEALAAPLVFTGHPGAQPPSDEETPIRSIVPGRD, from the coding sequence ATGTCCCTCCTACCCCGCCCCTTCAAGCGAGGCCGTGTCCTCCTGCTGTTGATCGCCCTCCTGCTCGCCGCGAGCGTGGGGGCTGGCGGGATATGGCTGCGCGGAGAGGCGGCACGCACCCGGGTGCTGGCCCGGGTAAGGCCCGCGCTGGAGTCCCGGCTGGGCCCGGTGCACATCGGCGACGACTTCCACATCGGGTGGACCGGCACGGTGACACTGGGGCCGGTGGAGCTTCCAGGCACGCGGCCGGAAGGCCCTCCCGTGGTACGCGTCTCGCGTGTCACCGTGCACCTCCGGCGGTGGGCCCTGCTCTCGGGCCACGTCGAGGCGAGCCGCGTGGTGCTCGCGGGCGTCCAGGTGGAGGCCGGGCCGCAGGGGCACGAGGTGCGGGCTCTCGTCGAGCGGGTGCGCGAGCTTCGCCAGAACCGGCGTCCGTCCCCCGCCTCGGAGGAGCGCGCGCCCCGTGAGCTTCCCGAGTTGGAGCTGAAGGACGTACGCCTGGCCTTCGAACACCAGGGCCGCGTGGAGTGGGGCCCCTTGTCGGCCCGGGTGAGGAGAACAGGCGCGGAGGGAGCCACCCGATGGGAGGCAACGGCCGAGCTGCCTGGTGGAGGCAGTGCGGTGCTGTCTGTCCAGCAGGGGGAGCCGGGCCTGTCGGGGACGCTCCAGGGACGGGGCATCCCGGCGGGCCCACTGCTGTCGCTCGCGGAGCTTCCCTTGCGGATGGAGGGGGGCACGCTGGAGGGGGAGGTGCGGGTGGACGCCACGGGTACCACCTTCTCCGGGGCGATGACGGGGCTCACCGTGAGCAGCCCCCAGCTCGCGCCCGAGCCGGTGGGGCCCCTCTCCTTGTCGACGGAGGGCCGTGCGCGCTGGGACCTGAAACGAAGGCACGTAGAGCTCGAGTCCCTGCGGGTGACGGTGGGCGAGCGGCGCGAAGCACGTGTCGAGGTGCGGGGTGAGGCCACCTGGAGCGGAGAGCCCCACTTCTCGGTGCAGGCGGAACTGCAGCCGCTCTCCTTCGAGCAGGCCATGGCCGCCCTGCCCGCGACGCTGGTGCCCGGCACCGAGCTGGCGCGGCTGGAGGGCCAGTTCCAGGCCTCGCTGGCGCTCTCGGGTCCCATGCGCCAACGCCGGGACTGGGAGGTGAAGGCGAAGCTGGACCTGTCGGAGTTGAAGCACTCGGCCCGAAAGGGGCCCCTCAGCTGGCTGCGCGAGCCCTTCGACTACCAGCCCCTGACGGCCGAGGGCCGCGGGCGGGCACTGCACATCGGCCCGAGCAACTCCGACTACCTGCCCCTGGCCGAGATTCCTCGTGTCCTGGTGCGCGCGGTGTTGCGCAGCGAGGACGCGGCCTTCTGGACGCACCGGGGATTCGACTTCGACTCGCTCCGCGACATCCTGCTGGCCCCCGCGGACGACAAGGTGCGAGGCGGCTCCACCCTCACCCAGCAACTGGCCAAGAATCTCTTCCTGTCCCGGGAGAAGACCTACGCGCGCAAGGTGAAGGAAGCGTTGCTCACGCTGGGACTGGAAGCCTCGGTGCCCAAGGAGCGGCTGCTCGAGGTGTATCTCAACATCATCGAGTGGGGCCCCGGTCTCTACGGCATTGGCGAAGCGGCTCGTCACTACTTCGGCAAGGACGCGCGAGAGCTGAGCATTCGCGAGGCGGCCTTCCTGGCCACCATCATCCCCAACCCGGTGCGCTACCACGTCTATTGCAGCCGGGGCGCCCTCTCCGACATCTGGACGAAGCACGTGAACGAGCTGCTGGCGGTGCTGTACGAGGGAGGCGACCTCACGGAGACGGAGTACCAGGAGGCCCTCGCCGCACCACTCGTCTTCACCGGCCATCCCGGAGCACAGCCGCCCTCTGACGAGGAGACGCCGATCCGCTCCATCGTTCCCGGGCGGGACTGA
- a CDS encoding antibiotic biosynthesis monooxygenase, with amino-acid sequence MPNSLLVVHVHVHVKPESVEAFREATLANARESVKEPGISRFDVVQDTEDPTRFVLVEAYKTPQAPAAHKETAHYLKWRDTVASMMAEPRTSRKYVNCFPEDAGW; translated from the coding sequence ATGCCCAACAGCCTGCTGGTCGTCCATGTGCACGTCCACGTCAAGCCTGAGTCGGTCGAAGCCTTCCGCGAGGCCACCCTGGCCAACGCGCGGGAGAGCGTGAAGGAGCCCGGCATCTCCCGCTTCGACGTCGTCCAGGACACCGAGGACCCGACGCGATTCGTGCTCGTCGAGGCCTACAAGACGCCCCAGGCGCCCGCCGCCCACAAGGAGACGGCCCACTACCTCAAGTGGCGGGACACCGTGGCGTCCATGATGGCCGAGCCGCGGACCTCCCGGAAGTACGTCAACTGCTTCCCCGAGGACGCGGGGTGGTGA
- a CDS encoding iron-containing alcohol dehydrogenase — MAMTGFEFATATRIVFGAGRLAELPEAVKALGGHKVLLVTGRDPTRAGPLREGLGRLGLSSETFTVEGEPTVERVREGTAAALAARCDAVVAFGGGSALDAGKAIAALAANGGDPLDYLEVVGRGQALTKPSLPLVAIPTTAGTGSEVTRNAVLGVKDAQVKASLRSPLMLPRMALVDPELLTGVPPAVLASSGLDALSQLLEPFLSARANPLTDALAREGMVRSARSLRRAVLEGPDAASREDLALASLFGGLCLANAGLGAVHGFAAPVGGMFEAPHGAVCAALLPATLEVNLRALRSRAPAHPALPRFQEVAVLLTGRAGARAEDGISWVKELCLALGVPGLGRYGLTEADVPRLVTRAKAASSMKANPLPLTDEELTEIAVRSR, encoded by the coding sequence ATGGCGATGACGGGCTTCGAGTTCGCCACCGCCACGCGCATCGTCTTCGGAGCGGGCCGCCTGGCCGAGCTTCCCGAGGCGGTGAAGGCCCTGGGCGGGCACAAGGTGCTGCTCGTCACGGGCCGTGACCCCACGCGTGCCGGGCCGCTGCGCGAGGGGCTTGGCCGGCTCGGCCTCTCCAGTGAGACCTTCACGGTGGAGGGCGAGCCCACCGTGGAGCGGGTGCGCGAGGGAACCGCCGCCGCGCTCGCCGCGCGGTGTGACGCGGTGGTGGCGTTTGGCGGAGGCAGCGCCCTGGACGCGGGCAAGGCCATCGCCGCGCTGGCCGCCAACGGGGGAGACCCGCTCGACTACCTGGAAGTGGTGGGACGGGGACAGGCGCTGACGAAGCCCTCGCTCCCCCTGGTGGCCATCCCCACCACCGCGGGCACCGGCTCCGAGGTGACGCGCAACGCGGTGCTGGGCGTGAAGGACGCCCAGGTGAAGGCGAGCCTCCGCAGTCCCCTCATGCTGCCCCGGATGGCCCTCGTGGACCCGGAGCTGCTGACGGGCGTGCCCCCCGCCGTCCTCGCTTCCAGCGGCCTGGACGCGCTCTCCCAGCTCCTCGAGCCCTTCCTCTCGGCCCGGGCCAATCCGCTCACCGACGCCCTGGCACGCGAGGGAATGGTCCGCTCGGCGCGCTCGCTGCGCCGCGCGGTGCTGGAGGGCCCCGACGCGGCGTCGCGGGAGGACCTGGCGCTCGCGAGCCTCTTCGGCGGCCTGTGCCTGGCCAACGCGGGCCTGGGCGCGGTGCATGGCTTCGCGGCCCCGGTGGGAGGCATGTTCGAGGCGCCCCATGGCGCGGTGTGCGCCGCGCTGCTCCCCGCCACCTTGGAGGTGAACCTGCGCGCGCTGCGCTCCCGGGCTCCGGCACACCCGGCGCTCCCTCGCTTCCAGGAGGTGGCGGTGCTCCTCACCGGCCGTGCCGGCGCCCGGGCCGAGGACGGCATCTCCTGGGTGAAGGAGCTGTGCCTGGCCCTGGGCGTACCGGGCCTCGGGCGCTATGGCCTCACGGAGGCCGACGTGCCACGGCTCGTCACCCGGGCCAAGGCCGCCAGCAGCATGAAGGCCAACCCCCTGCCCCTCACGGACGAGGAGCTCACGGAGATTGCCGTCCGCTCCCGGTGA